CAGAAAGGGAAAATTATCTATATAAAGAGAAAAAGCTAAAAAATAGAAAATTATGAAAGATAAGAAAGAGTTATAAAATTTAAGTTAAATGAAATAGATGCTTGGCAGCTCTTTTAAATTTTGCAGAAAAATGGCCTTGCCTATAAATCCAATATCATAAGTATCCCCCAATAAATTTATTAAGAAAGAAATAACTTCATATAAATAGTGAAATATTCCTTAACTTCAAACGTAAAAAATACTTTTTAATAAAAACAAGACTAGGTTTTATGTTTTACTTCCTTTATGTTATCGGTTTATATCTTCTTTTACCTACCTGCTCAATACCACTTTCCTTACCTGAATGAACTCCTTTGGCTCTTCTTGCGATTTTGCAACAAATCGAATGAAGTAAACCCCATTTGTAAGCTTCGAACCGTCAAATATTACAGAATGGTATCCTGCTTCCTTTACTCCATCTACTAGGTTTGCCACCTCACGACCAAGTATATCGTAAACCTTCAGCGTTACATGGCTAGGGGTTTTTAACTGATATTTAACAATTGTTGTAAGACCAAATAGGGTTTGATGGTTCTGAGAAAGGCCAAACTCCTCAGGTATATTTGGATTCTCTACCTTAATGGTAAACAAAGGAATCTCTTTGCCATAGGTCATCGCATACGTCTCAATCACTTCCTGAGCAAGTGAGAGATCTATCTCATTTAGCAATTCGGGATTGTTTAATACTTCATTAAGAATTTTAGTGGCACCGTTAAAATCGTTCTCATTGTGCAAAGCAATATAGAAATTGTTGATTTTTGCTCTCGCTGCAAGTTCTGTGTTTGGATTTTCACCTATTATTTTACTATTTATCTTCTTTGCCATATCAATTTGGCCTTGCTTAATATACAGATAAGAAAGAAGTAATTTATGCTCCTTAGCAGCTTCCTTTGGGAGAGAAGAAAAATATTCAATTAGAGCATCTACTGTTTCAGGAGAATAACAATTGTAAAGTTCCACATACGCTGCCTGATTCTCAGGATGCTCGGCTAGATAAGATATTAAAAAGTCTTTTGTTTCCCTATATTTGTTTTGGAGCCGTAACTCCACGGTTGAATATAGAGATACTCCGGAAAGTTTATCAGTCTGCAAACTTAGCTCTCCATCCACTATATTTACACCATTGGGTTCTAAATGAGTTGGTATAACTCCATTTGATTCACTCAAAGAGTATAGCTTCGCATTTTCTTGGGTTATTAAAGTAACATCACTACCCATTTCCCCTGAAGGTAATGGAATATCTGCCCAAGGGTCACTTGTGCAAGTGGGATTATAATAAAACCATGAATTAGGTCCAACTTCAAACAAATAAGTATTTGGAGGATTACTTCCCCACCAGTTTCCATAAGCTAAAAGTCCGCTACTATAGGTGGGATAGGAAGTTCCCACTGAAACATTAATCGTATTACCATAAATACTATTCCACATATACTTGCTTAGAGGAGGGGTACCAAATACAGGATAGCTTTCTCGGTATACCACTAAACCTTTTAAGCAGTCAGTTACTCGGTTATTTCTAGGAATAGAGTAAGACCCAAGAGATGCTGGCGAAGAACCCCAGATTGCACCAATACCCTGATTCATCCCCCTTATGTCATTCTGCCAAACGGTTCCTGAGGAACCTCCACCATATAAAATTCCAAAACCGGTGTGATAGTAAGCAAAGTTCGAGGTTTTAATAATTACATTCTGGTTGCAGGTAAATGTTGATAAATTTAAATTAATTCCGTGGTCACGAACATTCTTGATAGTATTATTCAAAATAGAACCTGATGAATTATACGCATAGACGCCATTGATCATATCTTTGATTATCGAATTTTGGATGGTGATGTTTGAGGAATTAAGAATTTGTATTTGTGTTCCGTATCTTACATTCACATGATTCAAAATTGAGCCATTTGCTCCTGAGCCACTAAAAACGATCGACCCCCAGCTACCCCGTTTTTTCGCCTCTGTTGAGGTAAATGTAATTTTGGAAAAATTTGTAGCATTAGCATTTAGAATGCCTTCAACAATGAGCGATTTTCCTGGTGCAAACGCTATAGTGGCACAAGGCTTAATCGTGAGTGTTGCTCCACATGGAATCGTCACAGTCTCAGCGACTCTGCATCTCCCACTTAAGGTGGTATTCCCAGGTATAGTTCCAGAAATAATCATCTCATACCATCCTGTATGTTGAGGGTCATAATGAAACATAGACCAATCTCTTTTACCTATTCCTTTCGTATCCCATACATAGACTTCCCAATCCCAAGAACCAACAACAACTTCATTGTCTCCATCACCGTCAACATCTCCTACTGCAGGGGTGCCTAAGTTCATATCTCCTGTCACCAATGGCCAGCCTTTAATTCTGGTTCCGTCAGCATGCCAACCATACAAATTTTTATGAAAAGATCCAATTATAATCTCTGGATCAGGATTCTCATCTACATTTGCAATTATGGGGCTTGAGCACGTTCCTTGAAATCCAGCTTCTGTTTTTGGCCAACCAGGTAAAGGCGAACCGTCATGATTCCATGCATAAACAGTCGATCTTGTTCCTACTACGATTTCCAGCTCTCTGTCGCCATCCAGGTTACAAACAGCAGGGGAAGTAAGCACTACACCTCCTATATCAGAGATTGATTTACCAGAAACCCACCCAGATTTATCATTGCCATACTCATCTTTGACATATACAACACAATTATCACTTAAGTCGTTGTTTACCTTATTCCCGGCAACATAAATAATTTCATAATGTCCATCTATATCGATATCTGCAACTGCAGGTGACGAGCCCAAATTATTCCGTCCTGTATAAAATGGCCAGTTAGTAGAAAAAGATATACCGTTATGGTGACATACATATATATATCCATCACTTCCCCCAATTATAATTTCAAGGTCACTATCACCATCAAGATCAATCAATGACGGCGTGCAATAAGCCTCTATTTGATCTGAGTTTCCACCAATCACCATCCAAGGAGATGGCCCATAAACGTCTCCATTATATCTCCGAATGTGAACTTGGCCACTATGAGTCATAATGACGACCTCAGGATAACCATCATTATCAATATCACCTATTACGGGAGAACTTAAACATGGGGCACCGAGCTTTACACTCCAAAATGGGTCTGGCTTCCTGTCTCCATCAATATCCTTTATATGCCAGCAGTAAAGAGTATCATTCCCTCTACTAGCAATCACCAACTCGTATCCATTATTAAGATTGTTATCTAAATCGGCTATAGCAGGTGAACTCCAAAAATTTGCACCCTTTCTATAAGCAAATCCACTTATCGTAGTGGGGTTATTATCGATGTCAAACAATTCGGCGCCTGTATTATTAAAAGCATATACCCTACCTGATTGGTCGGCAATAAATATTTCCATTTTCCCATCATTGTTAACATCAAATAAAGTGGGGGACGAAAATATTTTTTCATTTAACTTAACTGGCCAACCACTTACCTGCTTGACTGTAGTCCAGGCTTCCAGATAATCACTCAAATTACTTTCATTAGCAGACTCATCTACTGCTGACACTTTATAATAATAAACGGTTTCATTTTGCAAGCCAACATCTTTGAAATACGAAGTCCCTTCGATCAATCGATCGTTTATCTTCTTATATACACCTGTGGGGCTATCAGAACGGTAGACATTATATCCTTTCAAATCTGAATCTGCGGGTTTCTTCCAAATTAAATCAATAGAATTTTCGTATCCTATAAAATTTAAACCGGTAGGTGTTGCAGGACCCTTCAAATCAAAATTGTGAATCCATGTTTTCCCGTATGCATCTTGAATTGTCAGTTTAAAAGTTAATGCCTCCGGGGTATTTGGATAACTCGGACTTATAGTAAAATAATACTTACTACCCCACGGTTTTTTTGAACTATTAGGAAGAATATCTTCAAATGTTTGAGGATTATTAGTTATCGAGGTTATGTATGGAGATGATGAACTTAGAGTAGCTGTTATTTCTCTAGCTACACCATGACCGTAATTTGAAAGTTCAACTGTCAAACCAACTGTAGCTCCTGGCTGTAAATTTCCATAAACTGTATGACCCGTATGTTGAACCTGAGGTGCATAAATTTGTAGATAGAAATTATCTGTAAAACCTGCCACTGTTAACCTAAACTCCACGACTTCTCCGTCAGGGCAATCTGAAGAGACAGTGAATTTAAAATCATCCAAACAAGTTACAGAACTCCCTGGACCGATATCTCCAAAATTTTCTATACTATCTATTATGGTAATATAAGGATGAAGGGTATTTGTTCCCTTTTTATAAGCAGCTAGAGTAGCAACAACATTTCCAATCCCTATTTTACTACTGTTTCTCAACGTTATAGGTAGCTCTATTGTTTCACCAGCATCAACTTTACCATCTCCATTACCTCTACTGTCACCAGACTCATCATCATTAATTATGTATCTTTCTACATATAAATGGAAGTCACCATCACCTATTTGAGTAACAGGCACACTCGCTTCATACGGAACAAAATTGTGAGCAGTTACCGTAACACTCAATTCGCCAGGCGTATCAGGAGTGAAGACAAAATCTACATTAACTGGATTACCTGTCCCTGTAACAGTCTTTATCGCATAATCTTCTACGCCTTTCTTCAAACATATAACAGCTTTCTTACCAACCGGTAAATTAGAGATGGTTACAGGGAAAATATTTACACCGTTTGTAATTGTGGAAGGATGTCTAACGATAAGAGTATCTGGAGGCGCTGTCCAAATAGGCAATTCAGGGTCCCCAAGTAAATTCATAATGGTTGCTTCGTAAGGAATACCATTTTCTATGTGCGTAGCGCCAAGAGTATGACCAATATTATAGATCTCATTACGGAATAAATTTTTATAGAATTTAGAATCAAAAGAAAAAACAAAATTAACAAAATTATACCTTGACCCACCTATAAATGCAACAGCCCCACCATTTTTATTTAACAATAAACGCTCACCAATACAATCATAATCAAATGCTCCAGGTGAACAACCCCCACTAACCATAATAAAATATTTGTTCCCATTAGCCAAATTACTCGCATCATTATTTGTTATTCCTCCACAACCTGTCTTCGTTCCTGCTCCCATTTCTTGTGGATTTGAATGGTCGATGTGATTAACAATGCCATAACCTTCATTCAACCTCCTAATAGCATTTGCTGGATTTAATACCTCATCACGGTTAAAATATGCCCCATAAGCAGAGTCAAAGTGATAATCATATTCATACATTTGCCAATGAGTAAACCACGGTGGAAGAAGCTTATCATTTATGTAATCTTTATCATAGATTCCAGATTCTGACCACCACGCAGCAAATTTGCCGGAGTCATCAAAAATATCATATACTATACCTCCTAAAGATAACATAGTCGTTAAATATGTCGCTGGAGGAAGATTTGGAGCTAAAGAATTTCTTTCATAAGTAAAAACCTTATCTATAAATACCCTCACCTCTTTCTTATTATGAACAGGTGCCCTTCCCACCCAAATATCTGGAAGATAATCAGCACCATCTCCGAATTTATGATCTCCGTTCGAATTCCAATTATTATTTATTGGGTATATGGCAGAATAATATAGATCTGTTATGGCAGGATAAGGTCCGTAAGAATTTAGTCGGACAGGAACAATATCTACATCTCCACCCAGTAAAATGTATTCTGTTCCCCATTTTATATAGGCATCTTGAATAAAATGACGAATTTTCTCTTGGAGATCACAACCTGAATAATTTTGGGAAATCCAGGAAACAGTTTTGATTGTAGATACTATACCTTTTTTCGTTTTCCAGTCCGCCAAAGGTTGAAAGGCATCAACTAATGAATCAGCAGTGATGATTATATATTTAACATCAAGCCCTTCAGTAGCTGATGGGAACGAAGGTACTGATAATGGCTGAGTTATTACTTGTAGACTTGTTTCTATATCTAACGAAGATTGAGATATATTATATGAAATATCTTCAGGATTAACAATAAGTTTTCTTATTTTTTCTTTAAATTCGTTGTCTTCCACTTCATTTTTTCTTAGTCGCGGAGGAAGTTGGTATTTATCAGAAGTAAAATATTCTATCTCAATCACCATCTCCGTATTTAAAATAAGTTCTCTTTTTGCCGGTTTATACTGAATAGGATATACTATAATATCTACGAGATGATATTCTCTAAAATAACCTTCATACAAAAATTCTACCAATTTACCAGGATAGATTTTACTTGATGAATATATTTCTTTTTTAGGTTCTACAAATCCCCTTTGTTTTACTTCACCCACAGGAATAGGATACTGAACTGGATAGATATAATACTCTCCTTCTAGTTTTTTTTCGCGGGTTGAAATAACTCTTACGTTTCTTACTTCTGTCCCCGACGGAAGTAAAACCTTAACACCCTTTACGGGGAGCATAGGTTCACCTACTTTTAAAGAATCCTGGATAAAATCAAATTCAGGCAAAGACACAATGTCATAACCGCGGAGTTTAGAAAATTTGACTTCGTTCTCCTTATAAAATAGCTTGATTGTTTTTGTTTCGCCATAAAGTTCCATATTTACGAATGATATTATAAAGAAAGCAGAGAAAACAATCAGGACAAAATTAGTTTTAACAAAGTTAAAAAATCTCATTTCCTACCTCCTAATTTAATTTTTATAATTTAACCTCCACATGCCTTCTAAGATTATTAATTATAATTTTATAATTCTCTTTTTGCCTTATTTCACTTTTATACTATGTTATTTAATATAATTTTATCATTTATCAAGTTTCTCTTATTTAATTTGCCTTGTCAAACTTACATTTTTCCCTAATTTCTTTTAGGCTTATATTTAAATCCACCCCCACTTTTTTATCCCTTAACCAAATAGAGACTTGCTTAAAGAAAATTTTTTATTATACTTTTTAATATAAATTTGAATTAAGAGGTAAGAATGAAAAAAGGAGTTGCTATATTTTTAATATTCATAGCTTTTTTTATAGGAGTTGGGATTGGTTATTTCTTCGCTCCATATATTTCTAAGAGTTTGGAATCTTATAGAGAAGTTACTAATGTTGTTATTATTTCTTCTCTGAAAGAGAATATGAGAATTATGGAAATAGAAGCAAAAAAGTATGCCGAAAAATATGGACACTATCCCAAAAATAGCTCTGTTTCGTGGTTAGAAACTCCATTAGAAATTGAAAATCCAATTACTTACAAAAGAGGAGAAGGGGAAGCATACACCTCTGGGAAGGCAAATAAACCAGGTATTATAGGTTTTGAAAGTGACATAAACGGAACATTTTGTAAAATAACGGGTTATGGTGTTAATGATACTATTAAGCTTTACTTGGGGGCAAAAGCCTCTTCAGAAGAGAAAAAAGAAAAAATAGATGAAGGAACTCTTTTGGGTAGAAGAAAGGTAGAAGAGGATAGTGTAAAAAGTTCAAGCTGGGATATAATAGGAATACACTCCAAGATAGTTGAAAAAAACATTGATAATTGGAAATTTTTCTGGGAATTTACAGTTTATAACCAGGAAAAAAACAATATATCATTTTCAGGAAAGATTAATTTTATTAACAAAAAGGGAATAACAGTTACAACCGAAATTTTAGAAAATCTTGAGGTTCCGGGAGCATCCTCTAAAACATTCAACGGATATACTCTTATAAATGCAGATTTGGCAGCTGAAGTAGAAGAAGTAGATGTAAAATTAAAGAGAGAAAAATTTGTCCGAGTGGAATAATGAAAGTATTAGTGATTGGAGGTGGGGGAAGAGAACACGCTATAGGGTGGAAACTTTCAAAGAGTAAGAAATTGTCAAAGCTTTATTTCGCTCCAGGGAATGGGGGAACAAGTCTTTTAGGAAAAAATATAAATTATTCAAGTAACGAAGATATTCTTAATTTTGCAATAGAAGAAAAAATTGATTTTACCGTTGTGGGGCCAGAAAAACCATTGGTAGAAGGTATTGTTGACTCCTTTTTAAAAGAAGGATTAAATATATTTGGGCCAAAAAAAGATGCGGCTCAATTAGAAGGAAGCAAAGCTTTTTCAAAAGAGATTATGGCTTCTATGAATATTCCCACTGCTTATTTTGAAATCTTCGATGATTTTAATGCAGCAAAAAGATACATTGAAAAAAAGAATGGAAAAGTTGTGGTGAAAGCAAGTGGTTTAGCCGCCGGAAAAGGTGTTACAGTTTGTCATAGCAAAGAAGAAGGAATTAAGGCTCTTGA
This window of the candidate division WOR-3 bacterium genome carries:
- a CDS encoding C25 family cysteine peptidase; its protein translation is MRFFNFVKTNFVLIVFSAFFIISFVNMELYGETKTIKLFYKENEVKFSKLRGYDIVSLPEFDFIQDSLKVGEPMLPVKGVKVLLPSGTEVRNVRVISTREKKLEGEYYIYPVQYPIPVGEVKQRGFVEPKKEIYSSSKIYPGKLVEFLYEGYFREYHLVDIIVYPIQYKPAKRELILNTEMVIEIEYFTSDKYQLPPRLRKNEVEDNEFKEKIRKLIVNPEDISYNISQSSLDIETSLQVITQPLSVPSFPSATEGLDVKYIIITADSLVDAFQPLADWKTKKGIVSTIKTVSWISQNYSGCDLQEKIRHFIQDAYIKWGTEYILLGGDVDIVPVRLNSYGPYPAITDLYYSAIYPINNNWNSNGDHKFGDGADYLPDIWVGRAPVHNKKEVRVFIDKVFTYERNSLAPNLPPATYLTTMLSLGGIVYDIFDDSGKFAAWWSESGIYDKDYINDKLLPPWFTHWQMYEYDYHFDSAYGAYFNRDEVLNPANAIRRLNEGYGIVNHIDHSNPQEMGAGTKTGCGGITNNDASNLANGNKYFIMVSGGCSPGAFDYDCIGERLLLNKNGGAVAFIGGSRYNFVNFVFSFDSKFYKNLFRNEIYNIGHTLGATHIENGIPYEATIMNLLGDPELPIWTAPPDTLIVRHPSTITNGVNIFPVTISNLPVGKKAVICLKKGVEDYAIKTVTGTGNPVNVDFVFTPDTPGELSVTVTAHNFVPYEASVPVTQIGDGDFHLYVERYIINDDESGDSRGNGDGKVDAGETIELPITLRNSSKIGIGNVVATLAAYKKGTNTLHPYITIIDSIENFGDIGPGSSVTCLDDFKFTVSSDCPDGEVVEFRLTVAGFTDNFYLQIYAPQVQHTGHTVYGNLQPGATVGLTVELSNYGHGVAREITATLSSSSPYITSITNNPQTFEDILPNSSKKPWGSKYYFTISPSYPNTPEALTFKLTIQDAYGKTWIHNFDLKGPATPTGLNFIGYENSIDLIWKKPADSDLKGYNVYRSDSPTGVYKKINDRLIEGTSYFKDVGLQNETVYYYKVSAVDESANESNLSDYLEAWTTVKQVSGWPVKLNEKIFSSPTLFDVNNDGKMEIFIADQSGRVYAFNNTGAELFDIDNNPTTISGFAYRKGANFWSSPAIADLDNNLNNGYELVIASRGNDTLYCWHIKDIDGDRKPDPFWSVKLGAPCLSSPVIGDIDNDGYPEVVIMTHSGQVHIRRYNGDVYGPSPWMVIGGNSDQIEAYCTPSLIDLDGDSDLEIIIGGSDGYIYVCHHNGISFSTNWPFYTGRNNLGSSPAVADIDIDGHYEIIYVAGNKVNNDLSDNCVVYVKDEYGNDKSGWVSGKSISDIGGVVLTSPAVCNLDGDRELEIVVGTRSTVYAWNHDGSPLPGWPKTEAGFQGTCSSPIIANVDENPDPEIIIGSFHKNLYGWHADGTRIKGWPLVTGDMNLGTPAVGDVDGDGDNEVVVGSWDWEVYVWDTKGIGKRDWSMFHYDPQHTGWYEMIISGTIPGNTTLSGRCRVAETVTIPCGATLTIKPCATIAFAPGKSLIVEGILNANATNFSKITFTSTEAKKRGSWGSIVFSGSGANGSILNHVNVRYGTQIQILNSSNITIQNSIIKDMINGVYAYNSSGSILNNTIKNVRDHGINLNLSTFTCNQNVIIKTSNFAYYHTGFGILYGGGSSGTVWQNDIRGMNQGIGAIWGSSPASLGSYSIPRNNRVTDCLKGLVVYRESYPVFGTPPLSKYMWNSIYGNTINVSVGTSYPTYSSGLLAYGNWWGSNPPNTYLFEVGPNSWFYYNPTCTSDPWADIPLPSGEMGSDVTLITQENAKLYSLSESNGVIPTHLEPNGVNIVDGELSLQTDKLSGVSLYSTVELRLQNKYRETKDFLISYLAEHPENQAAYVELYNCYSPETVDALIEYFSSLPKEAAKEHKLLLSYLYIKQGQIDMAKKINSKIIGENPNTELAARAKINNFYIALHNENDFNGATKILNEVLNNPELLNEIDLSLAQEVIETYAMTYGKEIPLFTIKVENPNIPEEFGLSQNHQTLFGLTTIVKYQLKTPSHVTLKVYDILGREVANLVDGVKEAGYHSVIFDGSKLTNGVYFIRFVAKSQEEPKEFIQVRKVVLSR